A window of the Mycobacteriales bacterium genome harbors these coding sequences:
- a CDS encoding alpha-(1->3)-arabinofuranosyltransferase family protein, protein MAVLSQAAGRWRRWSQRPGWRTITWTAPSPSVQRLRLAAVGLAITLLVFTQSSGLIAADTKLDLVVAPWRFLVTAATAWDPTADAGTLQNQAYGYLFPMGPFFLLGYLAHVPAWIVQRTWESALLVGAFLGTFRLSRLLGVAGWWPRVAAGLTYALAPRMLMEIGIISSELLPVVALPWVLIPLVQGAREGSPRRAAALSGIALLFAGGTNAAATLAILPVPVLWLLTRERGPRRAALARWWTLAVALSCLWWTVPLLVLGKYSPPFLNWIESAAVTTSPTSLATTLRGAEHWEAYLGSNVWPAGYIFVTQRTVVFATAVVAAAGLIGISLRRTRNRFFLGTCLAAGLVLTTFGHVASIGPLAAMTERTSLDGALNAFRNIHKFDPVLRLPIAIGVGQLVAAGIERWGRRARQPRPGRADPLVTGTVAALCIAVAAIAPALTGTLIPELHAVNDPSWWHQAADWLGDQGDGRALVVPGAAQPIYLWGSPRDDALQPLATSPWTVRDSIPLANAGYIRLLDEVDAELAAGQADPSLAEVLARSGIRYVVVRNDLDTTASDATPLQFVYSTLDNSAGFRKVKSFGPNLISGSNPNELTDSGALPPSAAITVYADTAWTGDVALLPTSQAVVANGSADNLADLTAAGVSPDQPVIFAPAELPPGAGPPSTALTDGIRRREFAFGGIGGYSATMTANQPYTLARAAHDYLPTPSPPLSTTSYLGIKDVLASSSGASANAAINVSAANGPWSALDGNLFTAWRVGAYAGAIGQWLQVDLAAQLDLSTASIAFAGLANGYPDRIRVTTAAGRLDQTVVPDGLPQTIRLPAGETGFVRITLLHMADGSSGRAAGIAELSIPGVLAARTLDVPGSGRPDLVAFSLEAGNRSDCLTVNAAPACDPAWSANGEEDGSLDRTFTLSGTATYDTRALVTLRPGAALNQVLDRGQPLTAVASSVDSSDPRSRPEAAVDGTPDTGWIAAPRDLKPTLTVTMQKAHRLTGIELTPYAGAPARAPVEVQVTAGSSQVTRVVPSDGVIHFAHPVRARSVRIHVIRAALRITTIPGSTRPQFLPVGIGEVDLLGRHVPHAIPRQKFRLGCRAGVTLGIDGVPVPMHVSAPMSTALAGDALPAVPCRVHGDRKLGLPPAWQRLAAGRNRVTLDASAVTDPQSIELRLVGQPARPAPVALPVHQLLWTASNRAVGVDTKVAALLVVHENANPGWHATYDGRALTAVTVDGWQQAWLVPAGAHGVVHLRFAPQKTFAIGLLAGAAAALVLIGLAIRRPARRWRARAPAARARPARAHRWLGVAMVVLSLLLLGSVAGLVVAAALLAIAWYAPQRFRGRALVGLAIAASAAVTVLETAATAASSHPLAGSAGGQLLCLVAVGAVLCRCLLGGGRPPRAGEAPQ, encoded by the coding sequence ATGGCCGTACTGAGCCAAGCCGCCGGCCGCTGGCGTCGCTGGTCGCAGCGCCCCGGCTGGCGCACCATCACCTGGACCGCGCCGTCGCCCTCCGTGCAACGGCTTCGCCTCGCTGCGGTCGGCCTGGCCATCACGTTGCTGGTGTTCACCCAGAGCTCGGGACTGATCGCCGCCGACACCAAGCTCGACCTCGTCGTGGCGCCCTGGCGCTTCCTGGTGACCGCTGCCACGGCCTGGGACCCGACCGCCGACGCGGGCACCCTGCAGAACCAGGCCTACGGCTACCTGTTCCCGATGGGCCCGTTCTTCCTGCTCGGTTACCTGGCCCACGTGCCGGCGTGGATCGTCCAGCGGACCTGGGAGTCGGCACTTCTCGTCGGCGCGTTCCTCGGCACGTTCCGGCTGTCCCGACTGCTCGGCGTTGCCGGCTGGTGGCCGCGGGTCGCGGCCGGGCTGACCTACGCGCTCGCCCCGCGGATGCTCATGGAGATCGGGATCATCTCCTCCGAGCTGTTGCCCGTCGTCGCGCTCCCCTGGGTTCTGATCCCGCTGGTGCAAGGGGCCCGGGAGGGATCGCCCCGCCGGGCGGCGGCGCTGTCCGGCATCGCGTTACTGTTCGCCGGCGGGACGAACGCCGCCGCGACGCTGGCGATCCTGCCGGTTCCCGTGCTGTGGCTGCTGACCCGCGAACGCGGGCCGCGCCGCGCCGCTCTTGCCCGGTGGTGGACGCTCGCCGTGGCGCTCTCCTGCCTGTGGTGGACCGTGCCGCTGCTCGTGCTCGGCAAGTACAGCCCGCCGTTCCTGAACTGGATCGAGTCGGCGGCCGTCACCACGAGCCCCACGTCGCTCGCGACCACGCTGCGCGGAGCCGAGCACTGGGAGGCCTACCTCGGCAGCAACGTGTGGCCGGCCGGCTACATCTTCGTGACCCAGCGCACGGTCGTCTTCGCGACCGCGGTGGTCGCTGCCGCGGGCCTGATCGGGATCTCGTTGCGGCGCACGCGGAACCGGTTCTTCCTCGGCACCTGCCTGGCGGCCGGCCTGGTCCTCACCACGTTCGGTCACGTCGCCTCGATCGGCCCGCTTGCCGCGATGACGGAACGCACCTCGCTCGACGGCGCCCTGAACGCGTTCCGCAACATTCACAAGTTCGACCCAGTGCTCCGACTGCCGATCGCGATCGGGGTCGGGCAGCTGGTGGCTGCAGGGATCGAACGTTGGGGCCGGCGCGCACGGCAACCGAGGCCGGGCCGTGCCGACCCTCTGGTGACCGGAACGGTCGCGGCGCTCTGCATCGCAGTGGCCGCGATCGCGCCGGCGCTCACCGGAACGCTGATCCCCGAGCTCCATGCCGTCAACGACCCGTCCTGGTGGCATCAGGCGGCGGACTGGTTGGGCGACCAGGGCGACGGCCGGGCGCTCGTCGTACCGGGTGCGGCGCAGCCGATCTATCTGTGGGGCAGTCCGCGTGACGACGCACTGCAGCCGCTCGCGACGTCGCCCTGGACGGTCCGCGACTCGATTCCGCTCGCAAACGCGGGTTACATCCGGCTGCTCGACGAGGTCGACGCCGAGCTCGCCGCGGGACAGGCGGACCCGAGCCTCGCGGAGGTGCTCGCCCGCTCCGGAATCCGGTACGTCGTCGTCCGCAACGACCTCGACACCACCGCCTCGGACGCGACGCCGCTCCAGTTCGTCTACTCGACGCTCGACAACTCTGCCGGCTTCCGCAAGGTGAAGAGCTTCGGGCCGAACCTCATCTCGGGAAGCAACCCCAACGAGCTCACCGACTCCGGTGCACTGCCGCCGAGCGCCGCCATCACGGTCTACGCGGACACGGCGTGGACCGGCGACGTCGCGCTGCTGCCGACCAGCCAGGCGGTCGTGGCCAACGGCTCCGCCGACAACCTCGCCGACCTGACCGCCGCCGGGGTCTCTCCCGACCAGCCGGTGATCTTTGCGCCGGCCGAGCTCCCGCCCGGCGCCGGCCCGCCGTCAACCGCGCTCACCGACGGCATCCGCCGCCGGGAGTTCGCCTTCGGCGGGATCGGCGGCTACTCGGCCACCATGACCGCGAACCAGCCGTACACCCTTGCGCGAGCCGCCCACGACTACCTGCCGACACCGTCTCCGCCGCTGTCGACGACGTCCTATCTCGGGATCAAGGACGTCCTGGCGTCGTCCTCCGGCGCCAGTGCGAACGCGGCCATCAATGTCTCGGCCGCAAATGGTCCGTGGTCGGCACTCGACGGCAACCTGTTCACCGCCTGGCGGGTGGGCGCCTACGCCGGTGCGATCGGGCAGTGGCTTCAGGTCGACCTCGCCGCGCAGTTGGACCTCTCCACCGCGAGCATCGCGTTCGCCGGGCTCGCCAACGGCTATCCGGACCGGATCCGGGTCACCACCGCGGCCGGCCGGCTCGACCAGACCGTCGTCCCGGATGGGCTGCCGCAGACAATCCGGCTGCCGGCCGGTGAGACCGGCTTCGTGCGCATCACGCTCCTGCACATGGCGGATGGCAGCAGCGGACGAGCGGCCGGGATCGCCGAGCTCTCGATACCCGGCGTGCTCGCGGCTCGCACCCTCGACGTACCCGGATCGGGACGCCCCGACCTGGTTGCGTTCTCCCTCGAGGCCGGCAACCGCAGCGACTGCCTGACGGTCAACGCGGCACCGGCCTGCGACCCCGCCTGGTCCGCCAACGGCGAGGAGGACGGCAGCCTCGATCGCACGTTCACGCTGTCCGGCACCGCGACGTACGACACCCGCGCGCTCGTCACGCTGCGTCCGGGCGCGGCGCTGAACCAGGTCCTCGACCGCGGACAGCCGTTGACCGCGGTCGCGTCGTCGGTCGACTCCTCCGATCCGCGATCCCGTCCTGAGGCTGCCGTCGACGGCACACCCGACACCGGCTGGATCGCGGCGCCGCGCGATCTCAAACCCACGCTCACCGTCACGATGCAGAAGGCGCACCGGCTCACCGGCATCGAGCTCACCCCGTACGCCGGAGCCCCCGCCCGGGCACCGGTGGAGGTGCAGGTGACTGCCGGATCGTCGCAGGTCACCAGGGTCGTCCCCTCCGACGGCGTCATCCACTTCGCGCACCCGGTACGTGCCCGCTCCGTTCGCATCCACGTGATCCGGGCGGCGCTGCGGATCACCACGATCCCCGGGAGCACCCGGCCGCAGTTCCTTCCGGTCGGGATCGGCGAGGTCGACCTGCTCGGCCGGCACGTACCCCACGCGATCCCTCGGCAGAAGTTCCGGCTGGGCTGCCGGGCCGGCGTCACGTTGGGGATCGACGGCGTACCGGTCCCGATGCACGTGTCCGCCCCGATGTCGACCGCGCTGGCGGGCGATGCCCTCCCCGCGGTGCCGTGCCGGGTCCACGGCGACCGCAAGCTCGGCCTCCCTCCGGCCTGGCAGCGGCTCGCTGCCGGCCGCAACCGGGTCACGCTCGACGCGAGCGCGGTCACCGACCCGCAGTCGATCGAGCTGCGGCTGGTCGGCCAGCCCGCTCGCCCGGCGCCGGTAGCGCTGCCCGTCCACCAGCTGCTCTGGACCGCGAGCAACCGAGCGGTCGGGGTCGACACCAAGGTCGCGGCCCTGCTCGTCGTGCACGAGAACGCCAACCCCGGCTGGCACGCGACGTACGACGGCCGGGCGTTGACCGCCGTCACCGTCGACGGCTGGCAACAAGCGTGGCTGGTGCCGGCCGGCGCGCACGGTGTCGTTCACTTGCGGTTCGCGCCGCAGAAGACCTTCGCGATCGGCCTGCTCGCCGGAGCAGCGGCCGCCCTGGTGCTCATCGGATTGGCGATCCGCCGGCCAGCCCGCCGCTGGCGGGCGCGAGCACCTGCGGCAAGGGCGCGGCCAGCGCGAGCACACCGCTGGCTCGGCGTGGCGATGGTCGTGCTGAGCCTATTGCTGCTCGGCTCGGTGGCGGGGCTGGTCGTGGCTGCGGCCCTGCTCGCCATCGCGTGGTACGCGCCACAGCGCTTCCGGGGCCGGGCGCTGGTCGGCCTGGCGATCGCCGCGTCAGCCGCGGTCACGGTCCTCGAGACGGCCGCAACGGCCGCGTCGAGCCATCCGCTAGCCGGCAGCGCCGGCGGGCAGCTGCTCTGCCTGGTTGCGGTCGGCGCCGTCCTGTGCCGGTGCCTGCTCGGTGGTGGCCGGCCGCCACGAGCTGGAGAAGCGCCGCAGTAA
- a CDS encoding class I SAM-dependent methyltransferase — translation MLDRPGDDGFDGALAAVAAVDGWMTDAQALRLWRAARRVPDSGQIVEIGSFRGRSTIVLARGAHETVSVVAIDPHGGGDRGPGEIAPDAERGDADHMRFTANLVAAGVAERVRHVRKASSAAHGDVTGLIDLLYIDGAHRYSPARDDIAQWGSRVAPRGSLLIHDAFNAIGVTAAQLRLLVFGARFEYVGRDGSLVEYRRRQVRRAARLRNTARQLAQLGYFSRMVAVKCALTARAYPLARRLGHPGREWPY, via the coding sequence ATGCTCGACCGGCCCGGTGACGACGGCTTCGACGGTGCGCTCGCCGCCGTCGCGGCGGTCGATGGCTGGATGACCGATGCGCAGGCGCTGCGCCTGTGGCGGGCCGCGCGGCGGGTGCCCGACTCGGGGCAGATCGTGGAGATCGGCTCGTTTCGCGGCCGGTCGACGATCGTGCTCGCCCGCGGTGCTCATGAGACGGTCTCGGTCGTGGCGATCGACCCACACGGTGGCGGCGACCGCGGCCCGGGCGAGATCGCTCCTGATGCCGAGCGCGGGGACGCCGACCACATGCGTTTCACCGCAAACCTCGTTGCAGCAGGAGTGGCGGAGCGGGTCCGACACGTCCGGAAGGCATCGAGCGCCGCGCACGGCGACGTGACCGGTCTGATCGACCTGCTCTACATCGACGGCGCGCACCGGTACTCACCCGCCCGGGACGACATCGCGCAGTGGGGCAGCCGGGTAGCGCCGCGGGGCAGCCTGCTGATCCATGACGCGTTCAACGCGATCGGCGTGACCGCGGCACAGCTACGGCTGCTCGTCTTCGGTGCGCGGTTCGAGTACGTCGGCCGGGACGGCTCGCTCGTCGAGTACCGCCGCCGCCAGGTGCGGCGAGCCGCGCGGCTGCGCAACACCGCTCGCCAGCTTGCCCAGCTCGGCTACTTCTCGAGAATGGTCGCGGTGAAGTGCGCCCTGACCGCTCGGGCCTATCCGCTCGCGCGCCGACTCGGGCACCCCGGCCGCGAATGGCCGTACTGA
- a CDS encoding glycosyltransferase family 4 protein, with translation MHVAICNWRDLRHSEGGGSELYVETVAARLAAAGHRVTLLCARVPGAPADEVRSGVRYRRRGSHHTVYLAAAWALLSRQVRPDAIVDVHNGVPYLSRLVSRRPVVALVHHVHREQWSMVFGPRAARIGWWVESRLGPWIYRTSPYIAVSEATRRDLVGLGVEPERISIVHNGTPHLPGPRVARSATPRIVVLGRLVPHKQVEIVLAAIPALRERHPGLVVDIVGQGWHDAALKEHAAALGVTDAVAFHGYVDDQTKADLLARAWLNAVPSVKEGWALSVVEAASVGTPSVAFAAAGGLRESIVDGRTGVLVDGGAAELARALSDLLDDPARRDQMGAAAREHAAAFTWEAAAQGLEGVLSTALGRTTIVLDAVPEPAVSIAV, from the coding sequence ATGCACGTCGCGATCTGCAACTGGCGGGACCTGCGCCACAGCGAGGGCGGCGGCTCGGAGCTGTACGTCGAGACGGTCGCCGCCAGGCTGGCGGCGGCCGGACACCGGGTCACGCTGCTATGCGCGCGGGTGCCGGGTGCACCGGCCGACGAGGTCCGGTCGGGCGTGCGGTACCGGCGCCGCGGGTCCCACCACACGGTCTACCTCGCGGCCGCGTGGGCGCTGCTGTCCCGCCAGGTGCGTCCCGACGCGATCGTCGACGTGCACAACGGGGTGCCCTACCTGTCCCGGCTGGTCAGCCGCCGCCCGGTGGTGGCGCTGGTTCATCACGTCCACCGCGAGCAGTGGTCGATGGTCTTCGGGCCGCGTGCGGCCCGGATCGGCTGGTGGGTGGAGTCCCGGCTCGGCCCCTGGATCTACCGCACCTCGCCTTACATCGCCGTCAGCGAGGCGACCCGGCGCGACCTGGTCGGTCTCGGCGTCGAGCCGGAGCGGATCTCCATCGTGCACAACGGCACTCCGCACCTGCCCGGACCGCGCGTGGCCCGCTCGGCGACGCCGCGGATCGTCGTGCTCGGCCGGCTTGTCCCGCACAAACAGGTCGAGATCGTGCTGGCCGCGATTCCCGCGCTGCGGGAGCGGCACCCGGGCCTGGTCGTCGACATCGTCGGCCAGGGCTGGCACGACGCGGCGCTGAAGGAACACGCCGCCGCGCTCGGGGTGACCGACGCCGTCGCTTTCCACGGGTACGTCGACGATCAGACCAAGGCCGACCTGCTCGCGCGGGCGTGGCTGAACGCCGTACCCAGCGTGAAGGAGGGCTGGGCACTGTCCGTGGTCGAGGCGGCGAGCGTCGGAACGCCGTCGGTGGCGTTCGCCGCGGCGGGTGGGTTGCGAGAGTCGATCGTGGACGGGCGTACCGGCGTTCTGGTCGACGGCGGAGCGGCCGAGCTCGCCCGGGCCCTCAGCGACCTGCTCGACGACCCGGCCCGACGCGACCAGATGGGCGCCGCGGCACGCGAACACGCCGCCGCCTTCACCTGGGAAGCTGCGGCCCAAGGCCTGGAGGGCGTGCTGAGCACCGCACTCGGTCGTACGACGATCGTCCTCGACGCCGTGCCGGAGCCGGCCGTCTCGATCGCGGTCTAG
- a CDS encoding MFS transporter codes for MAAAHAYGSESPGLLGRLWYRDLDAYPKTGPRYWYLSIVVVTTVILYYQLYIGGAVATQILGGYHMTFLYYVGILVVGNSIGAFASLATGAADRFGRANLVVYGTVITSLLTLIGVPHAHSKLAFGVLYSCVALVEGVILVATPALVRDFSPQVGRAAAMGFWTMGPVLGSLVVSEVSSHTLNHLNAWQDQYIIAGVVGLVVAAVAMVGLRELNAGIRDQVMISLQERTVIELRARGLDVNEATRRPYAQMFKPDIIGSAIAISVFLTGYYTAVAFFPIYFQTVLNFTSSQSNDLLNWYWSFNAIALIFFGAMSDRLAVRKPFMLVGALGSILVSITFLSKATHNSPTFSSVAILLAFTGIWGGAAFAPWMASFTETVERRNPALTATGLAVWGWVLRIIVAILFLILPHVVNSVTPLVDNGTQVKAVDAQLNAKYPQLGAELTAYPNIFAQLAKYPNTNAIPTSVLNHAIDTVGTTALTQASSPGAKPLLAYLSAHAPKVQAAQKAAPHQWQHWLWVCTGGQVVFIPFIFLMAGFWRPREAQEDIQRRENLALSGAGPVPDAQPA; via the coding sequence GGATCGGAAAGTCCCGGTTTGCTCGGTCGGCTGTGGTACCGCGACCTGGACGCCTACCCGAAGACCGGGCCGCGCTACTGGTACCTGTCCATCGTGGTCGTGACGACCGTCATTCTTTACTACCAGCTCTACATCGGCGGGGCCGTCGCCACCCAGATCCTGGGTGGCTACCACATGACCTTCCTGTACTACGTCGGCATCTTGGTGGTCGGCAACTCGATCGGGGCCTTCGCGTCGCTGGCGACCGGTGCCGCCGACCGGTTCGGTCGGGCCAACCTGGTCGTCTACGGCACGGTCATCACCTCGCTGCTGACCCTGATCGGTGTCCCGCACGCCCACTCGAAGCTGGCCTTCGGGGTGCTCTACTCCTGCGTCGCGCTGGTCGAAGGCGTGATCCTGGTCGCGACACCTGCCCTGGTCCGTGACTTCAGTCCGCAGGTCGGACGGGCGGCGGCGATGGGCTTCTGGACCATGGGTCCGGTGCTTGGCAGCCTCGTGGTGAGCGAGGTGTCCAGCCACACCCTGAACCACCTGAACGCCTGGCAGGACCAATACATCATCGCCGGCGTCGTGGGTCTCGTGGTCGCCGCGGTCGCGATGGTCGGCCTGCGCGAGCTCAACGCGGGCATCCGAGATCAGGTCATGATCTCGTTGCAGGAGCGGACCGTGATCGAGCTGCGGGCTCGCGGGCTCGACGTCAACGAAGCGACCCGCCGCCCGTACGCGCAGATGTTCAAGCCCGACATCATCGGCTCGGCGATCGCGATCAGCGTGTTCCTGACCGGCTACTACACGGCGGTCGCGTTCTTCCCGATCTACTTCCAGACCGTGCTCAACTTCACCTCGAGCCAGTCGAACGACCTGCTCAACTGGTACTGGTCGTTCAACGCGATCGCGCTGATCTTCTTCGGCGCGATGTCGGACCGGCTCGCGGTCCGCAAGCCGTTCATGCTGGTCGGGGCGCTCGGAAGCATCCTGGTCAGCATCACCTTCCTGTCCAAGGCCACGCACAACTCGCCCACGTTCTCGAGCGTCGCGATTCTTCTGGCGTTCACCGGGATTTGGGGTGGGGCCGCCTTTGCGCCGTGGATGGCGAGCTTCACCGAGACGGTGGAGCGCCGCAACCCCGCGCTCACCGCCACCGGGCTCGCGGTGTGGGGATGGGTCCTGCGGATCATCGTCGCGATCCTGTTCCTCATCCTCCCGCACGTGGTGAACTCCGTCACCCCGCTGGTGGACAACGGCACGCAGGTCAAGGCCGTGGATGCGCAGCTCAACGCGAAGTACCCGCAGCTCGGCGCCGAGCTGACGGCTTACCCGAACATCTTCGCCCAGCTGGCGAAGTATCCGAACACCAACGCGATCCCGACCAGCGTGCTGAACCACGCGATCGACACCGTCGGGACCACCGCACTCACCCAAGCCTCCTCACCCGGCGCAAAGCCGCTGCTGGCCTACCTCAGCGCGCACGCGCCGAAGGTCCAGGCGGCGCAGAAGGCGGCGCCGCACCAGTGGCAGCATTGGCTGTGGGTATGCACCGGTGGTCAGGTCGTGTTCATCCCGTTCATCTTCTTGATGGCCGGGTTCTGGCGGCCACGTGAGGCGCAGGAGGACATCCAGCGCCGCGAGAACCTTGCCCTCAGCGGCGCCGGGCCGGTGCCCGACGCGCAACCGGCCTGA
- a CDS encoding class I SAM-dependent methyltransferase has product MNDLPDVGRPWRADLRRSATLFRAFLHEQDDPDRFYRTLAADSVAQLAGWQELVGQLVVDVGGGPGYFRDEFSRRGASYVVVDPDLDELWIRGRPGPNCVRGDGTALPLRTGSVGVCFSSNALEHVAEPERLADEMLRVTRPGGLVYLAYTNWLSPNGGHETKPWHLLIGGRRAADRYARRRGQRPKNDFGRTLFPISATRMLRWADRAVSDGRATPVARGPRYHPSWAQRLIDVPGLRELTSWNILIVLRRT; this is encoded by the coding sequence ATGAACGATCTCCCCGACGTCGGCCGACCATGGCGGGCCGACCTTCGCCGCAGCGCCACGTTGTTCCGCGCGTTCCTGCACGAGCAGGACGACCCCGATCGCTTCTACCGCACCCTGGCTGCCGACAGCGTCGCCCAGCTGGCCGGCTGGCAGGAGCTGGTCGGTCAGCTGGTGGTCGATGTCGGTGGCGGTCCTGGATACTTCCGTGATGAGTTCAGCCGGCGCGGTGCCAGCTACGTCGTCGTGGATCCCGACCTCGACGAGCTCTGGATCCGGGGCCGGCCGGGGCCGAACTGCGTCCGCGGCGATGGCACTGCGCTCCCGCTGCGCACGGGTTCGGTGGGTGTCTGCTTCTCCAGCAACGCGCTGGAGCATGTCGCCGAACCCGAGCGGCTCGCCGACGAGATGCTGCGAGTGACCCGGCCGGGCGGCCTGGTCTACCTCGCCTACACGAACTGGCTGTCGCCGAACGGCGGGCACGAGACCAAACCCTGGCACCTTCTTATCGGCGGGCGCCGGGCAGCGGACCGCTACGCCCGCCGGCGAGGGCAGCGGCCCAAGAACGACTTCGGGCGGACCTTGTTCCCGATCTCTGCGACCCGCATGCTGCGCTGGGCCGACCGGGCGGTCTCGGACGGGCGTGCGACGCCAGTGGCGCGCGGGCCGCGCTACCACCCGAGCTGGGCGCAGCGGCTGATCGACGTACCCGGCCTGCGCGAGCTCACCAGCTGGAACATCCTCATCGTGCTGCGACGTACATGA
- a CDS encoding acyltransferase — translation MSSAAGTGRRSGLGALSGVRAVAAYAVIATHAGFESGRTLNNGPFAPLLARLNFGVTLFFLLSGFLLSRQFLTDTSRLERSHIAQFWWRRALRILPAYLLSIVGTLALFSNQHSSPWTWASYLLLIQTYDHHYVNHSLSQSWTLVVEIAFYAVLPLVIWASRRLRAPRHRQAAVLVVTLVVAGLAADVITHEVAGSSSLALLWLPCYFDWFALGILLASLSLEPAATRWRRTLSAWATSPGTCWVVGGLLFWLLTLPLAGPRSVAPATAWEWTLYHLLAGGSAFFFLLPLTQGGTAWTTALLGNRPMQWLGEISYGVYLWHLGILLSIARWLGWAPFTGHFWALFGMTAVAATLVAAASWHLVERPLLRRFSSSWRPATTEQAPAQDGADRNQAEQLPAGAAG, via the coding sequence GTGAGCAGCGCGGCCGGCACCGGCCGCCGTAGCGGCCTCGGTGCGCTGAGCGGGGTCCGGGCCGTTGCGGCGTACGCCGTCATCGCCACCCATGCGGGGTTCGAGAGCGGCCGCACCCTGAACAACGGGCCGTTCGCGCCGCTGCTGGCACGGCTGAACTTCGGCGTGACCCTGTTCTTCCTGCTGTCCGGGTTCCTGCTCTCTCGGCAGTTCCTGACCGACACGAGCCGGCTGGAGCGCTCGCACATCGCGCAGTTCTGGTGGCGGCGCGCTCTGCGCATCCTCCCGGCGTACCTGCTGTCCATCGTCGGCACGCTCGCGCTGTTCTCGAACCAGCACTCGAGCCCCTGGACCTGGGCGAGCTACCTGCTGCTGATCCAGACCTACGACCACCACTACGTCAACCATTCGCTCTCCCAGAGCTGGACCCTGGTGGTCGAGATCGCCTTCTATGCCGTGCTGCCGCTGGTGATCTGGGCCAGCCGCCGGCTGCGGGCGCCGCGGCACCGCCAGGCGGCCGTGCTTGTGGTGACCCTCGTGGTCGCCGGCCTCGCCGCCGACGTCATCACTCACGAAGTCGCCGGGTCATCGAGCCTCGCGTTGCTGTGGCTGCCCTGCTACTTCGACTGGTTCGCACTGGGCATCCTGCTTGCATCGCTGTCGTTGGAGCCGGCCGCCACGCGATGGCGGCGGACGCTGTCGGCCTGGGCCACCTCGCCGGGGACGTGTTGGGTCGTCGGCGGCCTGCTGTTCTGGTTGTTGACGCTGCCGCTCGCGGGCCCGCGCAGCGTTGCCCCGGCCACTGCCTGGGAGTGGACGCTCTATCACCTGCTGGCCGGCGGGTCAGCGTTCTTCTTCCTGCTGCCGCTCACCCAGGGCGGCACAGCCTGGACCACCGCCTTGCTCGGTAACCGCCCGATGCAGTGGCTGGGCGAGATCTCCTACGGCGTCTATCTCTGGCACCTCGGGATCCTGCTGTCCATCGCGCGCTGGCTGGGCTGGGCGCCGTTCACTGGGCATTTCTGGGCGCTGTTCGGCATGACCGCCGTCGCTGCGACCTTGGTGGCGGCGGCCAGCTGGCACCTGGTGGAGCGACCGTTACTGCGGCGCTTCTCCAGCTCGTGGCGGCCGGCCACCACCGAGCAGGCACCGGCACAGGACGGCGCCGACCGCAACCAGGCAGAGCAGCTGCCCGCCGGCGCTGCCGGCTAG
- a CDS encoding class I SAM-dependent methyltransferase, whose translation MAAVIDPVRRLVDAAESRRASRSWWDATAQDYQAEHGEFLGDVDFLWCPEGLRETTAGLLGDVTGKRVLEVGCGAGQCSRWLVARGAAPIGIDLSGAQLAHGAALDRRTGISVPAIQADAQRLPFADASFDLACSAFGAVPFATDSAAIMAEVARVLRPGGRWVFSVTHPVRWCFPDDPGPAGLTARTSYFDRQPYVEQDQDGKATYVEHHRTIGDRVRELVAAGLVIDDVVEPEWPPDHLRPWGQWSRLRGAIIPGTAIFVTHRPT comes from the coding sequence GTGGCGGCGGTCATCGACCCGGTCCGCCGGCTGGTCGACGCGGCCGAAAGCCGCCGGGCCAGCCGGTCCTGGTGGGACGCGACCGCCCAGGACTATCAGGCCGAGCACGGTGAGTTCCTCGGCGACGTGGACTTCCTGTGGTGCCCCGAAGGGCTGCGCGAGACCACCGCGGGGCTGCTCGGCGACGTGACGGGCAAGCGCGTGCTCGAGGTCGGATGCGGGGCCGGGCAGTGCAGCCGGTGGCTGGTCGCCCGGGGCGCGGCGCCGATCGGGATCGACCTGTCCGGCGCGCAGCTCGCCCACGGCGCGGCCCTGGACCGGCGCACCGGGATCTCGGTGCCGGCGATCCAGGCGGACGCCCAGCGGCTCCCGTTCGCCGACGCGAGCTTCGATCTCGCCTGCTCGGCGTTCGGCGCCGTGCCCTTTGCCACGGACTCGGCCGCGATCATGGCGGAGGTCGCCCGCGTGCTGCGGCCGGGCGGGCGCTGGGTCTTCTCCGTCACCCACCCGGTGCGCTGGTGCTTCCCGGACGATCCCGGACCGGCCGGCCTGACCGCGCGCACGTCGTACTTCGACCGCCAGCCCTACGTCGAACAGGACCAGGACGGCAAGGCGACGTACGTCGAGCACCACCGCACGATCGGCGACCGAGTCAGGGAGCTGGTGGCGGCCGGGCTGGTGATCGACGACGTCGTCGAACCCGAGTGGCCGCCCGATCACCTACGGCCGTGGGGGCAGTGGAGCCGGCTTCGCGGCGCGATCATCCCGGGCACAGCGATCTTCGTGACACATCGGCCGACGTGA